In Deltaproteobacteria bacterium, the sequence AGGAACCGCTGCAGCGCGGGGTCGCCCTGGCCCCGTGCGAGGCGCTCGGCGATGCACACCGGCACCGTCGCGGCGATCCACTCGCGCGCATGCTCGGCACCGTTGACCAGCATGTGCACGCCGTCGGCGTGGTTGCCCAGCCGCATGGCGAGCAGCGGCCGCCCCTCGATCGAGCCGCCGATCACCTCGAGCGCGACCCGCTCGGGGAACTCCGATGCCAGCTGCTCGAGGTGGGCGTGGATCGCCGTGAAGTCGTGGTACTCGGCGTACCAATCGGCCGGACGCTGGGCAGCGGGTTGCTGCAACCGCGCCCGCTCCTGCGCGGCAAGCTCGTCGATGTCGGCGACGAGCACCTCCCACGGCACCCCGGCGGCACCGAGTCGACGCAGCCCGTCGATGTCGACCACGATGTCGATCGGCTCGTCGGCGGCGGCCTCCTCACTCCACACGTCGAGCGCGATCGCCTGCACGAGCGCCGACTCGGCGGCGTCGCGGGGCTGCACGCGAACCGCCGCACGTCCGCCGATTGCGGTGGCCGACGCCATCGCGGGGACGGGCTCGTCGCTCGACGACGGGGCGTCGATGGTGCTCGCGGCGTCGAGCCATCGCGGCGGACCGTCGGGCTCGGCACAGCGGGCCACCAACGTGGCCGCGAACGCGATCGCCAGGATGCCGGCACCCCACGACCCATCGGCGTGGCGCGCTGCGCCGGCGAGACCCCTCGGGATGCGACGTCGATGCACGTCCCGACAGGGTAGCAAATGCGCGCTACATCTTGCTGGCGCGCGCGCCCGACTTGCCGACGATGAGCTTCCACTCGCCGCTCGAGCCGATGTCGACGCTACCGGCCGACTTCCACGGCGCACCGGGATCGGCGCGCCACTTCACGGCGTAGTGTCCCGCGGGGATGCGGGCGTCGTAGCGCGGGCGCACCGCAATCTCGCGCGCGCCGAGCTTGACGTCGGCGCCGGCCAGATCATCGGCCAGCCGGAAGTGCACCAAGACCGCCGGGCCCGCGGGCGCCGGCTCGGGCTTCGCGGGCTTGCTCGGTGTGACCTCCGGCTTGCTCGCAGGTCGCTTGGTGCTCGGCTTGCTCGGCTTGCTGGGGGTGACCGCCGGTGTCGGCTCGGGCGGCGGCGCCTCGACAGCGGGCGTCGGGGCCGGCGTTGGGGCCGGCGTCGGGGCCGGCGTCGGGGCGGCCGTCGGCTCGGCGGCCGCGACCGGCGGCACGACCTCGGCGGCGACTGGGTCGGCCGGCTTCCCAGGCGCGACCGCGGTCAGCTTCGGCCCCGCGTCGTCGGGCTCGGGCGCGGGTGCCTCGGGTGCATCCGCGCGCGGCGTCGTGGGCTTCGCCGCGACCGCAGCGCCCGTGGCCGCCGCATCCGACGACGGCCCCGGCATCACGAGCGCGATCGTGGTGCCGATGCCGATCGCCGCCACCAGCGACAGCCCGACGAGCAAGCCCCATGGTGTCCGACGACCGCTGGGCTCGCCACGCGGCAGATCGATCTGCGACACCGTGGTCTCGTGCATGCCGCGGGCGCCGGGCACCGCCAAGGCGCCGGGTGCGGTCTGACTGGCGGGGAAATCCGGTGAGGTGGTCGGACGCCCGTGGGCGCCGTCGCCCGCCAACGCGATGGTCGGGTCGACGACGCCGTGATCGGAGAACGGCAGCTCGCCGTGGCCGAGGATCTCGGTGCCCGCCGCACCCGTGCGACCGGTGCTCTGCGCGACGCCCCAGCGGGCCGCGGGCGCATCGAGCTCGCCGCCCACGCTCGGGGCGTGCCCGGCGACCCCGGTCGGCGCGTGCCCGGCCACTGCGCCGATCGGCGCGTTGGTGGTCGGCACCGTCGACGGCAGCGGACGGCCATCGGGACCGAGCTGTTGCTGTTGCTGTTGCTGTTGCGCGAGGCTGGCCATCAGCCCGGGCGGGAGCCCGGCCAGCCCCGAGAGTCGTGAGGCGCGGGCGTCGGCCGCAGCGGTCGCGTCGAACTCGGGACCGGTGCGGGGCCGCGCAACGCCGGTCGCGAGGCCACACAGCTGCGCGAGCTCGACCTTCATCTCCGCGTAGCCCGACCAACGCTTGAGCATCATCAGCGCCTCGTCGGCGCTCTGCGGTCGCGCCGCGGGGTCGGGTTGCAGCAACGCCAAGCGCACGGCGTCGAGCTCGGCTGGGACATCCGACACCGTGAGCGGCGGAATCGTGCCGCTCATCACCTGGTGATACAGCGAGACGTGGTCGTCGGCGTCGTAGCGGAAGACATTGCCGTCGACGAGCTCGTGCAGCATCGCGCCGACGGCGTAGAGATCGACGGTCGGCGCGTGCGAGCGTCCGCCCAGCTGCTCGGGCGGCATGTACCGCAGCTTGCCCTTGATGTGCAGGCCGGTGGTCTCTTCGCTCATGCGGTGCGCGATGCCGAAGTCCGTGACCTTCACGTCACCCGACACGCTGACCAGCACGTTCTGCGGAGAGATGTCGCGATGGACGATGCCGAGGGTCTGGCCGTCGTGGGT encodes:
- a CDS encoding protein kinase; its protein translation is MQPYALAIGDVVGGYELLREIGRGGMAEVWVARRATSTAGKFVAVKMVLPQYVGDDRYSRMFATEAQVSAPLSHSNIVQVFDEGEDNGRSYLVMEWVDGVDLAQLLPDMQLLQKRDPVLRLRIAAYVIGQLLHGLSYAHRVTTHDGQTLGIVHRDISPQNVLVSVSGDVKVTDFGIAHRMSEETTGLHIKGKLRYMPPEQLGGRSHAPTVDLYAVGAMLHELVDGNVFRYDADDHVSLYHQVMSGTIPPLTVSDVPAELDAVRLALLQPDPAARPQSADEALMMLKRWSGYAEMKVELAQLCGLATGVARPRTGPEFDATAAADARASRLSGLAGLPPGLMASLAQQQQQQQQLGPDGRPLPSTVPTTNAPIGAVAGHAPTGVAGHAPSVGGELDAPAARWGVAQSTGRTGAAGTEILGHGELPFSDHGVVDPTIALAGDGAHGRPTTSPDFPASQTAPGALAVPGARGMHETTVSQIDLPRGEPSGRRTPWGLLVGLSLVAAIGIGTTIALVMPGPSSDAAATGAAVAAKPTTPRADAPEAPAPEPDDAGPKLTAVAPGKPADPVAAEVVPPVAAAEPTAAPTPAPTPAPTPAPTPAVEAPPPEPTPAVTPSKPSKPSTKRPASKPEVTPSKPAKPEPAPAGPAVLVHFRLADDLAGADVKLGAREIAVRPRYDARIPAGHYAVKWRADPGAPWKSAGSVDIGSSGEWKLIVGKSGARASKM